The Streptosporangiales bacterium genomic sequence AGCTCGATGCCCTTCTCCTCCAGCAGGCCGGCAAGGGTGCGTGTCGCGACGGGCTTGGTGAACGCTCCGTCGAGTGGCGTGACGTAGGTGAGCCGGACCCTGTCGCGGATTCCGCGGTCACGCAAATACCAGTCAGCGAGGAAGCAGAACTCCAGCGGTGCCACCGGACACTTGATCGGCATGTCGACGACGTTCACGACGAGGTGCCCACCGTCGAACGTCGGTAGCGCGGAAGCCAGCGCAGTCGCACCGTCGAGGTCGTAGAACGTATGGACGGTCTCGTGCCATCCCGGACCGTGGAGACCCTCGGTTTCCTCTGGAACGAGCCGTGTCCCGCTGGCGATGACGAGCACGTCGTAGCCGAGCACCGTGCCGTCGAGCAGCTGCACGTGCCGGTCGTCGACGTCGACACGGTCGACCGCTCCGCACCGGTAGTCCACGCCGTCGCGGAGCTGCTGTTGCCGCGGCCGGACGATCTTCTCCGGCACGGCGAGCCCGAAGGGAACCAACAGCAGGCCGGGCTGGTAGACGTGACGGTCGTCCCGGTCGACCACGGTGATCCTGGCGTCGTCGCCGAGCTTCCGGCGAAGCCGGTTGGCCACCGATGTGCCGCCGGTGCCCCCGCCAAGAATCACGATGCGCCGTTCCATACTTTCAGTCTTCGGCGCGGGTCCGGCCCCACCCAGAGCCGATGGTCCCGCACGATCGGGGCGAACGGCGTAACCTCGTGGGCGCGGTTCTCCGGTCGCCCACGTCCCCGCGAGGCACCGGGGCCGCCGAGTCTTGCGGGCCCGGAGAAGACGACGGCGATGCCGAGGATGAAGCCGAAGTCGTACCAGTTCCCGTTGTTGTGCACCTCATAGAGGCTCACATCGGAGGCCGCCACCGGTGGACCGGCGGCCTCGGCGACCGACTCGTCCGGCGGCTCGCCGAGGTTGACTGCGCGCATGTACGCGCATGGTGGCGAGTTTCGCAGGACGCGGCGGACGGACTCGGGATCGCCGGCGGTGCACGGCTCGCCCAGGTACTCGACCGGGATGCGCACCGCGTCGACCCCGCCGAACAGGTTGTCCGCGTTCTCACCGTCGTGCCCTGTGTCGGTGAGCGCGTCGACGAGCGTGTGGAGCAACTGGAGCATCGCCCTGGCCAGCCTGTGGATCCCTGCTGTCGTCAACCTCATCGGTGTGCGGCAGATGGCATGGTTCCAGAACCTCACCGTCGTGCTGACGTTCGCTCCTCTGTTGTTCTGCGTTTCGTCGACAGGCTCAAGGAGATCCTCGTCAGGAACTCCGGTGTCCCACGACCATCCGCAAGATCGACGACCACCGCGGGACAGACGCGGTCATCGACCTCGGCGCGATCGCAGCGGTCGTCTTCGACACCGACGGAGTCGTCACCGACACAGCACGCGTGCATGGTCAGGTGTGGAAACAGGTCTTCGACCAGTTCCTGCGCACACGAGCCAGCCGGTGGGGTGAGGAGTACCGGCCATCCGACGTGCGGGCGACTACCTGGCGTTCGTCGACGACAACATGTTCGACGTCCGCGTCGACGGTCTCGACGCGGCCTGACCGGCAAGCCCGACCGCCACCTTCCTCGAGGCCCCGCGTCGTCTCGACACGATCGGCGCGGACCTCGCCGACGTCCGCATCACCGGTCGGCGGCACAAGCCGCAAGTGCGTGGTCGATCCGGCACGACGGGTCCCCCCACCTACTACCCAGGGGTATTCGGCGCAGGCACGGGTCTGTCGATCCGTCGCAGATGACGGAGCTGGACGAGACGCTGTAGGTCGTCAACGGTGATCATTCCGATGATCATGTTCCCGGCCGCACCGTGGTCGGTGACGACAGCGATGAGTACGCCGGCGAGCGCAGTGCGGTCGAGCAGTGAGAACAGCGGAGCATCCGGCGGAACGACGTACTCGGCGGGCAGCGCGACCGCGATCGTGTCGAGCCGTTCGTCCGCGTGGTCGGCGGGTACTCGCGCCAGGAGGTCGAGGGTCACGACGCCTCGCGGTCCCCCGTCGAATCCCACCACGGGGAAGACCGTCTGCCGGGATCTGGTCGCGACCTTCTCAGCGAACGTCCGTACGGAGTCCCACGCAGGCGCCGTGTCGGGATGTGGGGTCATCACGTCGCGGGCAACGATGCCGCGGGAAGCCGCACGGATGATGCCGGTTCGCTGCTCGGCGCCGGCGGATTGAACGAGGAACCAGCCGAGGAGCACCAGCCACAGCCCGTCCAGCCGTCCCAGCGCGAGAACCTCGAGGACACCCAACCCGATCATGACGGCACCTGTCGCCTTCCCCGCGCGCGTGGCGATCC encodes the following:
- a CDS encoding NAD(P)/FAD-dependent oxidoreductase codes for the protein MERRIVILGGGTGGTSVANRLRRKLGDDARITVVDRDDRHVYQPGLLLVPFGLAVPEKIVRPRQQQLRDGVDYRCGAVDRVDVDDRHVQLLDGTVLGYDVLVIASGTRLVPEETEGLHGPGWHETVHTFYDLDGATALASALPTFDGGHLVVNVVDMPIKCPVAPLEFCFLADWYLRDRGIRDRVRLTYVTPLDGAFTKPVATRTLAGLLEEKGIELVTEFNTGQVDGEAGRLVSFDERTVEFDLAVVVPVHSGEEYVGRSPGLGDELDFVPTDESTLQSKVRPDIFVIGDAAAIPTSKAGSVAHFEGEVLVDNVVRHLAGEPLASRFDGHTNCFVETGFGKAMLIDFNYDTEPLPGRFPSRVGLPLLRESRLNHLGKLMFQSFYWRALLPGRSIPGITAAMPRTGKDFDALTGASRQ